A single window of Pseudomonas lutea DNA harbors:
- a CDS encoding GntR family transcriptional regulator yields MTFKAPDSLAEQIAHHLAERVIRGELKPGERIQEQKVTAALNVSRGSVREALLILERRHLIVILPRRGAQVSVLTPHNITSLCALMSEMYILLGLAVARSWKEPLDLAPFMQIQQRLIASGERQDVKAFVEDSFNVMRAAYPFANNPYLEETVENLQPSMSRFYFLALDQRQAEMSEYLTLFSQLLEAVVVRDLARIRDVLTRYAERSCQSVLSALEAS; encoded by the coding sequence ATGACGTTCAAGGCACCTGACAGCCTCGCCGAGCAGATCGCTCATCACCTTGCCGAACGGGTCATCCGCGGCGAGCTCAAGCCCGGAGAGCGGATTCAGGAACAGAAAGTCACGGCCGCGCTGAATGTCAGCCGCGGTTCGGTGCGCGAAGCGTTGTTGATTCTGGAGCGTCGTCACTTGATTGTGATCCTGCCGCGCCGTGGTGCGCAGGTGTCGGTGCTGACCCCGCACAACATCACCAGCTTGTGCGCGCTGATGAGCGAAATGTACATCCTGCTGGGCCTTGCCGTTGCGCGCAGCTGGAAAGAGCCGCTGGACCTCGCGCCCTTCATGCAGATCCAGCAGCGGCTGATCGCCAGTGGCGAACGCCAGGACGTCAAAGCCTTCGTTGAAGACAGTTTCAACGTGATGCGCGCGGCCTATCCGTTCGCCAACAATCCCTACCTGGAAGAGACCGTCGAGAACCTGCAACCCTCGATGAGCCGTTTTTATTTCCTGGCGCTGGACCAGCGCCAGGCAGAAATGAGCGAGTACCTGACCCTCTTCAGTCAATTGCTTGAAGCGGTCGTGGTGCGAGATCTTGCGCGCATCCGCGATGTGCTCACCCGTTACGCCGAGCGCAGCTGCCAGTCGGTGCTGTCCGCCCTGGAAGCCAGCTGA
- the smc gene encoding chromosome segregation protein SMC, with the protein MRLKCIRLAGFKSFVDPTTVNFPSNMAAVVGPNGCGKSNIIDAVRWVMGESSAKNLRGESMTDVIFNGSTSRKPVSQASIELVFDNSDGTLVGEYASYAEISIRRKVTRDSQNSYYLNGTKCRRRDITDIFLGTGLGPRSYSIIEQGMISKLIEAKPEDLRNFIEEAAGISKYKERRRDTENRIRRTHENLARLTDLRDELGRQLERLQRQAQAAEKYQEYKAEERQLKAQLSALRWQALNEQVAQRESVIGNQEVGFEALVADQRSADAAIERLRDGHHDLSERFNLVQGRFYSVGGDIARVEQSIQHGQQRLRQLQDDLREAERARQETESHLGHDRTLLATLGEELEMLEPEQDITLAAAEESAAALEEAETAMHGWQEQWDAFNLTSAEPRRQAEVQQSRIQQLETSLERLAERQRRLGEERQLLAADPEDAAILELSEDLAARDMALEELNAEEEQLIERLEQLRVDLQQATQSQQQAQGDLQRLNGRIASLEALQQAALDPGTGTAEWLRDHQLSERPRLAEGLRVEAGWELAVETVLGADLNAVLVDEFAGLDLAGFSQGDLRLVSAGADVTRIPGSLLDKVETQVDLTHWLGPVKPVETLDDALSLRGQLSAGQSLISRDGYWVGRDFLRVRRASEAESGVLARGQELQRLEAEREEREATLAALDEQLLSQREQQRTQEDHREQLRRRLQDEARQQSELKAQLSAAKAKVEQLTLRRTRLDEELTELAEQRAMEQETLGESRLQLQDALDSMALDTEQRELLLARRDSLRERLDRVRQEARQHKDHANQLAVRLGSLRAQHDSTRQALERLEMQSERLTEKREQLSLNLEEGAAPLEELRMKLEELLERRMVVDEEMRTAKNALEDADRELRDAEKRRTQAEQQSQLLRGQLEQQRLEWQTLTVRRKALQEQLHEDGYDLDGVLTTLTVDANEKDAEDELERIAARIQRLGAINLAAIDEYQQQSERKRYLDAQDADLVEALDTLESVIRKIDKETRNRFKETFDQINSGIQALFPKVFGGGSAYLELTGEDLLDTGVTIMARPPGKKNSTIHLLSGGEKALTALALVFAIFKLNPAPFCMLDEVDAPLDDANVGRYARLVKEMSQTVQFIYITHNKIAMEMADQLMGVTMHEPGCSRLVAVDVEEAMALVES; encoded by the coding sequence ATGCGCCTGAAGTGCATCAGGCTGGCGGGGTTCAAATCGTTCGTTGACCCGACGACCGTGAACTTCCCCAGCAACATGGCGGCCGTGGTCGGCCCCAACGGATGCGGCAAATCCAACATCATCGACGCGGTGCGCTGGGTCATGGGCGAAAGCTCGGCCAAGAACCTGCGCGGCGAGTCGATGACTGACGTTATCTTCAATGGCTCCACCAGCCGCAAGCCGGTGAGCCAGGCGAGCATCGAGCTGGTTTTCGACAATTCCGACGGCACGCTGGTCGGTGAATACGCCAGTTACGCCGAGATTTCCATTCGCCGCAAAGTCACCCGCGACAGTCAGAACAGCTATTACCTGAACGGCACCAAATGCCGCCGCCGCGACATCACTGACATCTTCCTCGGCACCGGCCTGGGCCCGCGCAGCTACTCGATCATCGAGCAGGGCATGATTTCCAAGCTGATCGAAGCCAAGCCCGAGGACCTGCGCAATTTCATCGAAGAAGCGGCGGGCATCTCCAAGTACAAGGAGCGTCGCCGCGACACCGAAAACCGCATCCGGCGCACCCACGAGAACCTGGCACGCCTGACCGATTTGCGCGACGAACTGGGCCGTCAGCTGGAGCGTCTGCAGCGTCAGGCCCAGGCCGCCGAGAAATATCAGGAATACAAAGCCGAGGAGCGTCAACTCAAGGCGCAGTTGTCTGCGTTGCGTTGGCAGGCGCTGAACGAACAAGTGGCACAGCGCGAATCGGTGATCGGCAATCAGGAAGTCGGCTTTGAGGCGCTGGTGGCCGATCAGCGCAGTGCCGACGCCGCTATCGAACGCCTGCGTGATGGCCATCACGACCTCTCCGAGCGGTTCAATCTGGTACAGGGCCGTTTCTACTCGGTGGGCGGTGACATTGCGCGCGTCGAGCAAAGCATCCAGCACGGCCAGCAACGCTTGCGCCAGTTGCAGGATGACCTGCGCGAAGCCGAACGTGCGCGCCAGGAAACCGAATCCCACTTGGGCCATGACCGCACGCTGTTGGCCACGCTTGGCGAAGAGCTGGAAATGCTCGAGCCGGAACAGGACATCACCCTTGCGGCCGCCGAAGAATCCGCCGCCGCGCTGGAAGAAGCCGAAACCGCAATGCACGGCTGGCAGGAGCAGTGGGACGCTTTCAATCTCACCTCTGCCGAGCCCCGGCGTCAGGCCGAGGTGCAGCAGTCGCGCATCCAGCAGCTGGAAACCAGCCTGGAGCGTCTGGCCGAGCGTCAGCGGCGGTTGGGCGAAGAGCGCCAATTGCTCGCGGCTGATCCTGAAGACGCGGCCATTCTTGAACTCAGCGAGGACCTTGCTGCGCGCGACATGGCTCTCGAGGAACTGAATGCTGAAGAAGAGCAGCTTATCGAGCGCCTTGAGCAGCTGCGCGTCGATCTGCAGCAGGCCACGCAGTCGCAGCAACAGGCCCAGGGCGATTTGCAACGCCTGAACGGCCGCATCGCCTCGCTGGAGGCGCTGCAACAGGCTGCGCTTGATCCGGGCACCGGCACGGCGGAGTGGCTGCGCGATCATCAACTGAGTGAGCGTCCGCGACTGGCGGAGGGGCTGCGCGTTGAGGCCGGTTGGGAACTGGCGGTGGAGACCGTGCTGGGCGCCGATCTGAATGCTGTGCTGGTCGACGAATTTGCCGGGCTCGACCTGGCCGGTTTCAGCCAGGGCGACCTGCGGCTGGTGAGCGCCGGCGCCGACGTGACGCGCATCCCTGGGAGTTTGCTCGACAAGGTCGAGACACAGGTCGATCTGACCCACTGGCTGGGCCCGGTCAAACCCGTTGAAACCCTTGACGATGCGCTGTCGCTGCGCGGCCAATTGAGCGCCGGGCAAAGCCTGATCAGCCGCGATGGCTACTGGGTCGGGCGGGATTTTCTGCGCGTGCGCCGGGCCAGCGAGGCCGAAAGTGGCGTGCTGGCCCGGGGGCAGGAATTGCAGCGTCTAGAGGCCGAGCGCGAAGAGCGTGAAGCCACGCTGGCGGCGCTGGATGAACAACTGCTCAGCCAGCGCGAGCAGCAGCGCACCCAGGAAGATCACCGCGAGCAATTGCGCCGTCGCTTGCAGGACGAAGCCCGTCAGCAAAGCGAGCTGAAAGCGCAGTTGTCCGCTGCCAAAGCCAAGGTCGAGCAGTTGACCCTGCGGCGCACCCGGCTGGACGAAGAATTAACCGAGCTCGCTGAACAGCGGGCCATGGAGCAGGAAACCCTTGGCGAGTCGCGCCTGCAACTGCAGGACGCCCTCGACAGCATGGCGCTGGACACCGAACAGCGCGAACTGCTGCTGGCCCGGCGCGACAGCCTGCGCGAGCGTCTGGATCGCGTGCGGCAGGAAGCTCGTCAGCACAAGGATCACGCCAACCAGCTGGCCGTGCGCCTCGGCTCATTGCGTGCCCAGCACGATTCCACGCGCCAGGCGCTGGAGCGTCTGGAGATGCAGTCCGAACGCCTGACCGAAAAGCGCGAGCAACTGAGCCTCAACCTGGAGGAGGGCGCCGCGCCGCTGGAAGAACTGCGCATGAAGCTCGAAGAGCTGCTGGAGAGGCGCATGGTGGTCGACGAGGAAATGCGCACCGCCAAGAACGCGCTGGAAGACGCTGATCGCGAGTTGCGTGACGCCGAGAAGCGCCGCACCCAGGCCGAGCAGCAATCGCAGCTGTTGCGCGGGCAGCTGGAGCAGCAGCGCCTGGAATGGCAAACCCTCACCGTGCGACGCAAGGCCTTGCAAGAGCAATTGCACGAAGACGGCTACGACCTGGACGGCGTTCTGACGACCCTGACCGTTGACGCGAACGAGAAAGACGCAGAGGACGAGCTGGAGCGCATCGCCGCGCGGATTCAGCGGCTGGGTGCGATTAACCTGGCGGCCATCGACGAGTATCAGCAGCAGTCCGAACGCAAACGCTACCTGGACGCGCAGGACGCCGACCTGGTCGAGGCGCTGGATACGCTCGAAAGCGTGATCCGCAAAATCGACAAGGAAACGCGCAACCGCTTCAAAGAGACCTTTGATCAGATAAACAGCGGAATTCAGGCACTCTTTCCAAAAGTTTTCGGTGGCGGCAGCGCTTACTTGGAACTGACGGGCGAAGATTTACTCGATACAGGGGTGACGATCATGGCGCGTCCTCCCGGCAAGAAAAACAGCACGATTCATTTGCTGTCCGGCGGTGAGAAGGCCTTGACCGCACTGGCACTCGTTTTCGCCATCTTCAAGCTCAACCCGGCGCCGTTCTGCATGCTCGATGAAGTCGACGCACCGCTGGACGACGCCAACGTGGGGCGCTATGCCCGGTTGGTCAAGGAGATGTCACAGACGGTGCAGTTCATCTACATCACCCACAACAAGATCGCCATGGAAATGGCCGATCAGTTGATGGGCGTCACCATGCACGAACCCGGCTGTTCGCGGCTGGTGGCGGTAGACGTGGAGGAGGCGATGGCGCTGGTGGAGTCATAG
- the zipA gene encoding cell division protein ZipA, producing the protein MEIGLREWLIVIGIIVIAGILFDGWRRMRGGKGKLKFRLDRSFSNVPDDDEPTSAEVLGPARVLDTHKEPQLDEHDLPTMSAAPRERAEREPRRGKRKDEPHQGDLNLSANGPDLFSARDDDFPDDKPNQRITEDKDLPPVEEVLVISVISRDESGFKGPALLQNILESGLRFGEMDIFHRHESMAGNGEVLFSMANAVKPGVFDLDDIDHFSTRAVSFFLGLPGPRHPKQAFDVMVAAARKLAHELNGELKDDQRSVMTAQTIEHYRQRIVEFERRALTQRR; encoded by the coding sequence ATGGAAATCGGTCTGCGAGAGTGGCTGATCGTCATCGGCATAATTGTCATCGCCGGTATTCTTTTTGATGGCTGGCGCCGGATGCGCGGCGGCAAGGGTAAGTTGAAATTCAGGCTGGACCGCAGTTTCTCCAACGTGCCGGACGACGATGAACCAACGTCCGCCGAAGTGCTCGGTCCTGCTCGCGTGCTGGACACGCACAAAGAGCCGCAACTGGACGAGCACGACCTGCCGACCATGAGCGCCGCGCCGCGTGAGCGTGCCGAACGTGAGCCTCGCCGCGGCAAGCGCAAGGACGAGCCACATCAGGGCGATCTGAACTTGAGCGCCAATGGGCCGGATCTGTTCAGCGCACGCGATGATGATTTCCCGGACGACAAGCCGAACCAGCGCATTACCGAAGACAAGGACCTGCCGCCGGTTGAAGAAGTGCTGGTGATCAGCGTTATTTCCCGGGACGAAAGCGGCTTCAAGGGCCCGGCGCTGCTGCAGAACATTCTGGAAAGCGGCCTGCGCTTCGGCGAGATGGACATTTTCCACCGTCACGAAAGCATGGCGGGCAATGGTGAAGTGCTGTTTTCGATGGCCAACGCAGTCAAGCCGGGCGTGTTCGATCTGGACGACATCGACCATTTCAGTACTCGCGCGGTGAGCTTCTTCCTCGGCCTGCCGGGCCCGCGTCATCCCAAGCAGGCATTCGATGTGATGGTTGCCGCCGCTCGCAAGCTGGCCCATGAGCTCAACGGTGAATTGAAAGATGACCAGCGCAGCGTCATGACCGCGCAGACCATCGAGCACTACCGTCAGCGCATCGTCGAGTTCGAACGCCGCGCATTGACCCAGCGTCGCTGA
- the xdhA gene encoding xanthine dehydrogenase small subunit — translation MIQFLLNQELKTEHALDPNVTVLNYLREHLHKSGTKEGCASGDCGACTVVVGELTTDAAGQEQLSYRSLNSCLTFVASLHGKQLLSVEDLKHRGQLHSVQQAMVDCHGSQCGFCTPGFIMSLFALQKNSTENASSESRQAQAHEALAGNLCRCTGYRPILAAAEQCCRAPQADQFDALKAQTIARLKAIVPTQTGELDSGDKRCLVPLTVADLADLYSAHPHARLLAGGTDLALEVTQFHRPLPVMIYVGNVAEMKTVQHFDDRIEIGAATSLTDCYDALSHEYPDFGQLLHRFASLQIRNQGTLGGNIGNASPIGDSPPLLIALGAQIVLRKGEQRRILALEDYFIDYRVTARQESEFIERIIVPRANARQTFRAYKVSKRLDDDISAVCAAFRLQVENDVIVDARAAFGGMAAIPKRATRCEQALIGQPWTEATVERACGALAEDFTPLTDFRASKEYRLLSAQNLLRKYFIEVKTPHIQTRVTDYV, via the coding sequence GTGATCCAGTTTCTGCTGAACCAAGAGCTGAAAACCGAACACGCTCTGGACCCCAACGTGACGGTGCTCAATTACCTGCGCGAGCATCTGCACAAGTCCGGCACCAAAGAGGGTTGCGCCAGCGGGGACTGCGGCGCGTGCACTGTCGTGGTGGGCGAATTGACCACCGATGCTGCGGGACAGGAGCAACTGAGTTATCGCAGCCTCAACTCCTGCCTGACCTTTGTGGCCTCGCTGCACGGCAAACAATTGCTCAGCGTCGAGGACCTCAAACATCGGGGTCAATTGCACAGCGTTCAACAGGCAATGGTGGACTGCCACGGCTCACAGTGCGGGTTCTGTACACCAGGCTTCATCATGTCGCTGTTTGCACTGCAGAAAAACAGCACCGAGAACGCGTCGTCTGAATCCAGACAGGCCCAGGCCCACGAGGCCCTGGCCGGCAACCTGTGCCGCTGCACCGGGTATCGACCGATTCTCGCTGCCGCCGAGCAATGCTGCAGAGCACCGCAAGCGGACCAGTTCGATGCCCTGAAGGCCCAGACCATTGCGCGCCTCAAGGCCATCGTACCGACGCAGACCGGCGAACTGGACAGCGGCGACAAGCGCTGCCTGGTGCCGCTGACCGTGGCCGATCTGGCCGATCTCTACAGTGCTCACCCGCACGCCAGGCTGTTGGCCGGCGGCACCGATCTGGCCCTTGAAGTCACCCAGTTTCACCGCCCGCTGCCGGTAATGATTTACGTCGGCAACGTGGCCGAGATGAAAACAGTCCAGCACTTCGACGACCGCATCGAGATTGGCGCGGCCACATCACTCACCGACTGCTATGACGCGCTGAGCCACGAGTACCCGGACTTCGGCCAGCTCCTGCACCGTTTTGCATCGCTGCAAATCCGCAATCAGGGCACCCTCGGTGGCAACATCGGCAACGCCTCGCCCATTGGTGACTCCCCGCCCCTGCTCATCGCTCTGGGTGCGCAAATCGTGCTGCGCAAAGGTGAGCAGCGCCGCATCCTGGCGCTGGAGGATTACTTCATCGACTACCGCGTGACCGCGCGGCAGGAAAGCGAATTCATCGAGCGCATCATCGTGCCCCGGGCCAACGCCCGACAGACGTTCCGCGCCTACAAGGTGTCCAAGCGGCTGGACGACGATATTTCGGCGGTCTGTGCGGCGTTCCGGCTGCAGGTGGAAAATGACGTCATCGTCGACGCCCGCGCTGCATTTGGCGGGATGGCGGCCATTCCCAAACGTGCCACGCGCTGCGAGCAGGCGCTGATCGGGCAGCCGTGGACCGAGGCCACCGTGGAGCGTGCGTGTGGGGCGCTGGCAGAAGATTTCACCCCGCTGACGGATTTCCGCGCGAGCAAGGAATACCGGCTGCTCAGCGCGCAAAACCTGTTGCGCAAGTACTTCATTGAAGTGAAGACGCCCCACATTCAGACGCGGGTGACAGACTATGTCTAA